The Pontibacter pudoricolor genome contains a region encoding:
- the folP gene encoding dihydropteroate synthase — MPTLDSKDTLFKKKSTLNCRGKLLSLDTPLVMGILNLTPDSFYPGSRLNSSKEAVERARIMLSEGADILDIGGYSTRPGAADISSQEEQDRLIPAIEAIVKEFPDVILSVDTFRADVAEATINAGAAIINDVAGGTLDDRMFETVARLQVPYILMHMRGTPQTMQTMANYSNVTIEVLDELQQQVAKLTKLGVKDIILDPGFGFAKTTEHNFELLNRLEDFRILGLPVLAGMSRKSMVYKTLGIHQTDALTGTIVVNTIALMKGAAILRVHDVKETKQAVELYKRTIL; from the coding sequence ATGCCTACATTGGATTCGAAAGATACGCTTTTTAAGAAAAAATCCACACTCAATTGCCGCGGAAAGCTCCTCTCTTTGGACACGCCGCTGGTAATGGGCATTCTCAACCTTACCCCCGATTCTTTTTACCCCGGCAGCCGCCTTAACTCCTCCAAAGAAGCTGTTGAACGTGCGCGCATTATGCTCTCCGAAGGGGCCGATATACTGGATATCGGCGGTTATTCCACGCGTCCCGGCGCAGCAGATATTTCGTCTCAGGAAGAACAGGACCGGTTGATACCAGCCATCGAAGCTATAGTTAAGGAGTTTCCGGATGTGATACTTTCGGTAGATACCTTCAGGGCCGATGTGGCCGAAGCAACTATAAACGCCGGCGCAGCAATTATAAACGATGTAGCAGGCGGCACGTTGGATGATAGAATGTTTGAAACCGTAGCCAGGTTGCAGGTTCCGTACATTTTAATGCACATGCGCGGCACCCCGCAAACCATGCAAACGATGGCCAACTATAGCAATGTAACTATAGAAGTGCTGGACGAACTGCAGCAACAGGTGGCTAAACTAACAAAGCTTGGCGTTAAAGATATCATACTCGATCCGGGGTTCGGCTTTGCAAAAACAACAGAACATAACTTTGAATTACTGAACCGTCTGGAAGATTTCCGTATATTGGGTTTACCTGTGCTGGCGGGCATGTCGCGCAAATCGATGGTTTACAAAACGCTGGGTATCCACCAGACCGACGCCTTAACCGGCACTATAGTTGTGAACACGATTGCACTGATGAAAGGAGCCGCTATTTTGCGCGTGCACGACGTAAAAGAAACTAAGCAGGCTGTAGAACTTTACAAGAGAACAATACTTTGA
- the cdaA gene encoding diadenylate cyclase CdaA: MTFLFTIGFLEIELLDIIDILLVTALLYQLYKLLTGSVALKIFLGLLSIYLLYLVVRAAGMELLSIILGQFMGVGVLAAIILFQPEIRRFLLMIGKTTALNHERFWGFPWRRDTTEKLSLTPFIEAAKSLAAKNTGALIVFAKSSELKYYAESGDLIDAVISKRLLMSIFNKNSPLHDGAVIIANNRIKAARCILPVSENQEIPASMGLRHRAAIGLTEITDSIVLVVSEETGQVALVRNGEAFRNLSSADLRVKLNQFLFDTDQRPTISASEKSVSAA; encoded by the coding sequence TTGACATTCTTATTCACGATAGGGTTTTTAGAGATCGAGCTGCTGGATATTATTGATATTCTGCTTGTTACAGCCCTGCTATACCAACTATACAAGCTGCTTACCGGTAGCGTTGCCCTTAAGATCTTCTTAGGCCTGCTCTCTATTTACCTGCTGTACCTGGTGGTGCGTGCCGCCGGCATGGAGCTGCTCAGCATTATTCTGGGTCAGTTTATGGGCGTGGGTGTGCTGGCTGCTATTATCCTTTTTCAGCCCGAAATTCGTCGTTTCCTGTTGATGATCGGCAAAACCACGGCTCTTAACCACGAGCGTTTCTGGGGTTTCCCGTGGCGCCGCGACACAACCGAAAAACTTAGTCTGACGCCATTCATCGAAGCTGCAAAATCACTGGCCGCAAAAAACACGGGTGCGCTGATTGTTTTCGCAAAAAGCTCAGAGCTGAAATATTATGCTGAGTCCGGGGATTTGATTGATGCTGTGATTTCGAAACGACTGCTGATGTCGATCTTCAACAAGAACAGCCCGCTGCACGATGGTGCCGTAATTATTGCCAATAACCGCATCAAAGCGGCCCGCTGCATTCTTCCGGTTTCAGAGAACCAGGAAATTCCGGCTTCAATGGGTTTACGCCACCGCGCAGCCATCGGCTTAACCGAGATCACGGATAGCATTGTTTTGGTGGTTTCGGAAGAGACCGGCCAGGTAGCTTTGGTGCGTAACGGCGAAGCTTTCCGTAACCTTTCATCCGCAGACCTGCGCGTTAAGCTTAACCAGTTCCTGTTCGATACCGACCAGCGCCCAACTATAAGTGCTTCTGAGAAGTCAGTGAGTGCTGCCTGA
- a CDS encoding PLDc N-terminal domain-containing protein: protein MEFLTSGNSSLVYSIVFTLLIIYYGGAFISLIHLIFKTNYNLTERLLWMLVLWLLPIIGLVFYWVSWKRRSRN from the coding sequence ATGGAATTTCTGACTTCTGGCAACAGCAGTTTGGTGTATAGCATCGTATTTACGCTACTGATCATTTACTATGGCGGTGCATTCATCTCGCTTATCCACCTGATATTTAAAACAAACTATAACCTGACCGAGCGCCTGCTCTGGATGTTAGTGCTATGGTTACTACCTATAATTGGCCTGGTGTTTTATTGGGTAAGCTGGAAAAGAAGAAGCAGAAATTAA
- the kbl gene encoding glycine C-acetyltransferase, producing MYETLKPDLEKQLEEIKAAGLYKQERIITTPQGADIDTTQMHHVLNFCANNYLGLSAHPKVIEAAKNAIDTHGYGMSSVRFICGTQDIHKELERKISEFLGTEDTILYAAAFDANGGVFEPLFDADSAIISDALNHASIIDGVRLCKAQRFRYEHNDMADLEAKLQEAVNANTKHRIIVTDGSFSMDGTVAQLDKIVELADKYKALIMVDDSHSTGFMGKTGRGVHEYHNVMGKIDIITGTLGKALGGAMGGFTSGHKEVIDMLRQRSRPYLFSNSLAPSIVGASIAVLDMLSSTTELRDKLEWNTRYFREQITAAGFDIKPGEHPIVPVMLYDAPLAQEFAARMLDKGIYVIGFYFPVVPKGQARIRVQLSAVHDRVHIDKCIAAFTEVGRELGVIK from the coding sequence ATGTACGAAACCTTAAAACCCGACCTGGAAAAACAGCTGGAAGAAATAAAGGCTGCCGGACTATATAAGCAAGAGCGTATTATAACCACGCCACAAGGTGCTGATATTGACACCACGCAGATGCACCACGTGCTAAACTTCTGTGCCAACAATTACCTGGGCTTATCGGCTCACCCGAAAGTGATCGAAGCTGCTAAAAACGCTATTGATACGCATGGCTACGGCATGAGCTCGGTACGTTTTATCTGCGGTACACAGGATATCCACAAAGAACTGGAGCGCAAGATCTCTGAATTTTTAGGCACTGAAGATACCATACTTTACGCGGCTGCTTTTGATGCGAACGGTGGTGTTTTTGAGCCTTTGTTTGATGCGGATTCGGCTATTATTTCGGATGCACTGAACCATGCGTCTATTATTGATGGCGTGCGTTTATGTAAAGCGCAGCGTTTCCGTTACGAGCACAACGACATGGCCGACCTGGAAGCAAAACTGCAGGAAGCCGTGAATGCCAATACAAAACACCGCATCATCGTTACAGACGGCTCGTTCTCGATGGACGGCACAGTTGCCCAGTTAGATAAGATTGTGGAGCTGGCTGATAAGTACAAAGCCCTGATCATGGTAGACGATTCTCACTCGACTGGCTTTATGGGTAAGACCGGCCGTGGCGTGCACGAGTACCACAACGTGATGGGTAAGATCGATATTATTACCGGCACGCTGGGCAAAGCGCTTGGCGGTGCCATGGGTGGTTTCACGTCGGGCCACAAAGAGGTGATTGATATGCTGCGCCAGCGCTCACGTCCTTACCTGTTCTCTAACTCACTGGCTCCGTCTATAGTTGGGGCATCTATTGCCGTGCTGGATATGCTGAGCTCTACTACTGAGTTGCGCGACAAGCTGGAGTGGAACACGAGATATTTCCGTGAGCAGATAACTGCTGCCGGTTTCGACATTAAGCCAGGCGAACACCCGATCGTTCCGGTAATGTTATACGATGCACCACTGGCGCAGGAATTTGCAGCCCGTATGCTGGACAAAGGTATTTACGTAATTGGCTTCTATTTCCCGGTTGTGCCAAAAGGCCAGGCGCGTATCCGTGTGCAGCTATCAGCGGTGCACGACCGTGTGCATATTGATAAGTGTATCGCTGCCTTTACCGAAGTTGGCAGAGAGCTGGGCGTGATCAAGTAA